Proteins from a genomic interval of Plutella xylostella chromosome 24, ilPluXylo3.1, whole genome shotgun sequence:
- the LOC105398735 gene encoding zinc finger protein 184 isoform X5: MESFLISGICRCCASEGPSKNLINKYKWMGEEEVYSEMLKDCFDVTLHSTDDPATNGGICEVCITQLRNAYNFKKQVIVTEEFFKRRLLDGEHTFTADIKLEVDRGDCSASENDIDAADDLDSEMSVKSEQDEEKPKRRKVTARASTSRAAKKVKAEDAKSAVGKRKKKKQKGQESATPERIEHRVNLTTILQHSNASPFRDKTMRGFSCLYCAKSFPYIEDLRRHTAQQSEKDKLNTMIDYKLSYNPIKVDITDLICNICNSPMKDLNELKDHLTSAHDKFIHKDIKDIILPFRLMDGTNFTCVICSVVHISFKNLYLHMSSHYRNYCCNKCGVGYITIAALRKHMKTHEDGNFPCAYCDKVYSSKAKKRNHEKGVHTGGWLRNKCPHCPEIFVSYYDRSEHLVRVHNLAPVTYPCNACNKVYKKKFELNRHIKHHHLQQKNYMCDFCKLSFFSKRGLVDHMARHTGSDVFCCELCNKRFARLRTLKEHIRSHDNQKKYQCDVCKKTFMQKSSLKIHSKLHQDDLEIFKEFDDVKHLIDNRDLTLKQIAAESKQKAEEEKAAKAIGVL, from the exons ATGGAGTCTTTTTTGATATCTGGTATCTGCCGCTGCTGCGCTTCCGAGGGCCCTTCGAAGAACCTCATTAACAAGTACAAATGGATGGGCGAAGAGGAAGTGTATTCGGAAATGCTGAAGGATTGCTTCGATGTCACG CTGCACAGTACAGATGACCCGGCCACCAATGGCGGTATTTGCGAGGTCTGCATCACACAGCTCCGCAACGCCTATAACTTCAAGAAACAAGTGATTGTCACTGAAGAGTTCTTCAAGAGACGATTGCTGGATGGTGAACACACGTTTACTG cTGACATCAAACTGGAAGTGGACAGGGGGGACTGTTCCGCTTCAGAAAACGACATCGACGCGGCTGATGACTTGG ACTCGGAAATGTCAGTGAAGTCTGAACAAGATGAGGAGAAACCTAAAAGGCGCAAGGTGACCGCCCGAGCGAGCACCTCGCGAGCTGCCAAGAAGGTCAAAGCGGAGGATGCGAAAA GCGCGGTCGGCAAGcggaaaaagaaaaaacagaAAGGCCAAGAGAGCGCCACCCCAGAGCGTATCGAGCATAGAGTCAACCTGACAACGATACTGCAACACTCTAACGCCAGCCCCTTCAGAGATAAAACTATGAGGGGATTCTCATGTCTCTACTGTGCGAAAAGCTTTCCCTACATCGAAGACCTACGACGCCATACAGCCCAACAATCGGAGAAAGATAAACTCAACACAATGATAGATTACAAACTCAGCTACAATCCAATTAAAGTAGACATCACAGATTTAATTTGCAACATCTGTAACAGTCCCATGAAAGATCTGAACGAACTCAAAGATCATCTGACTAGCGCTCACGATAAGTTCATACACAAGGACATCAAAGATATAATTTTACCTTTTAGGTTGATGGATGGCACGAATTTTACGTGCGtcatctgttcagtagttcaTATTTCGTTTAAGAATCTGTATCTTCATATGAGCAGTCATTATAGGAATTACTGTTGCAACAAGTGCGGCGTAGGGTATATAACTATAGCGGCTTTAAGGAAACATATGAAGACGCacgaggatggaaactttcCTTGCGCGTATTGCGATAAGGTCTACTCTTCGAAGGCGAAGAAGCGTAATCACGAAAAGGGTGTTCATACGGGCGGTTGGCTTAGAAACAAATGCCCTCACTGTCCAGAAATCTTCGTCAGTTACTACGATAGGAGCGAGCATTTAGTCAGGGTCCACAACCTAGCGCCTGTCACGTATCCCTGCAACGCTTGCAATAAGGTTTACAAGAAAAAGTTCGAGTTGAACCGACACATCAAACACCACCATTTACAGCAGAAAAACTATATGTGTGACTTCTGCAAGCTTTCGTTCTTCTCCAAGCGTGGTTTGGTCGACCACATGGCGAGGCATACGGGCTCTGATGTCTTCTGCTGTGAACTGTGCAACAAGAGATTCGCGCGCCTCCGAACCTTGAAAGAGCACATCAGATCTCACGACAACCAGAAGAAATACCAGTGCGATGTGTGCAAAAAGACGTTTATGCAGAAGAGCAGTCTGAAAATCCACTCAAAGCTGCATCAAGACGACTTGGAGATATTCAAGGAGTTTGATGATGTGAAGCATTTGATAGACAACAGGGATCTGACGCTGAAACAGATTGCGGCGGAGAGCAAACAGAAGGCCGAGGAGGAGAAGGCGGCGAAAGCGATTGGCGTTTTATAG
- the LOC105398735 gene encoding uncharacterized protein LOC105398735 isoform X2 translates to MESFLISGICRCCASEGPSKNLINKYKWMGEEEVYSEMLKDCFDVTLHSTDDPATNGGICEVCITQLRNAYNFKKQVIVTEEFFKRRLLDGEHTFTADIKLEVDRGDCSASENDIDAADDLDSEMSVKSEQDEEKPKRRKVTARASTSRAAKKVKAEDAKKERSSFEEFQCPHCDLTLTRMYNLKRHMLQMHSIDIKVTTKKLCEDCGRQFNNAQCLAKHLAIGCKKGMLCTECDKRFDTKAEVLKHMRLLHWREYKLTKLRCQGCGESFASHEDHDAHLYSAHDIRLDYQELTFDCMEDLLSWKEEVETKTGYVYLKRLSESLGLYYHCCPKTYLGASQIPLKAKTCPARIEIREESELFLVTHQTVHLCDEEPKISKTVKTKVPCPNCDLELDCHEELNGHLQLAHNVDIDVEELSFESYDAFLKWKETEEKKHTVQFFKRSTNQNMKRGNRIRKTYYLCCRSGQSRGEKRKSSLKIGKICPAKIVLTKDDSSEVYHVKYQSTHVGHGTEVAHTKLSKEDRALIADKIKNGISLLKILEEAQKNEGRLKELRRVDLYNIIRDFNIDKSDVNYGTNYRRREAGLNQDSGQNLGVTAAQAEEEDGENSAVVNNHNRITEEIKKTNVYIIKLQ, encoded by the exons ATGGAGTCTTTTTTGATATCTGGTATCTGCCGCTGCTGCGCTTCCGAGGGCCCTTCGAAGAACCTCATTAACAAGTACAAATGGATGGGCGAAGAGGAAGTGTATTCGGAAATGCTGAAGGATTGCTTCGATGTCACG CTGCACAGTACAGATGACCCGGCCACCAATGGCGGTATTTGCGAGGTCTGCATCACACAGCTCCGCAACGCCTATAACTTCAAGAAACAAGTGATTGTCACTGAAGAGTTCTTCAAGAGACGATTGCTGGATGGTGAACACAC atttacagcTGACATCAAACTGGAAGTGGACAGGGGGGACTGTTCCGCTTCAGAAAACGACATCGACGCGGCTGATGACTTGG ACTCGGAAATGTCAGTGAAGTCTGAACAAGATGAGGAGAAACCTAAAAGGCGCAAGGTGACCGCCCGAGCGAGCACCTCGCGAGCTGCCAAGAAGGTCAAAGCGGAGGATGCGAAAA AGGAGCGGTCGTCATTTGAGGAGTTCCAGTGTCCCCACTGCGACTTGACACTGACAAGAATGTACAACCTTAAACGCCATATGCTTCAAATGCACTCAATCGACATCAAAGTGACCACAAAGAAACTGTGCGAAGATTGCGGCAGACAATTCAACAACGCCCAGTGTTTGGCCAAACATTTGGCCATTGGATGTAAGAAAGGGATGCTATGCACCGAATGCGATAAAAGATTCGACACGAAAGCTGAAGTGTTAAAACATATGAGGCTGTTGCATTGGCGGGAGTATAAGCTGACCAAATTGAGATGTCAGGGTTGTGGCGAGAGCTTCGCCAGTCATGAAGACCATGATGCGCATTTGTATAGTGCCCATGATATTCGGTTGGATTATCAGGAGCTCACGTTTGATTGCATGGAAG ATTTGCTATCATGGAAAGAGGAGGTAGAAACGAAAACCGGTTATGTATATCTGAAGAGATTGTCCGAATCGTTAGGATTGTATTACCATTGCTGTCCCAAAACGTATTTAGGAGCGTCTCAGATACCTCTGAAAGCCAAAACTTGTCCAGCCAGAATCGAAATTCGCGAAGAATCCGAGCTTTTTCTGGTGACACATCAAACTGTGCATCTGTGTGATGAAGAACCAAAGATTAGTAAAACGGTAAAAACGAAAGTCCCCTGCCCAAATTGTGATTTGGAGTTAGACTGCCATGAAGAATTGAATGGTCACTTACAGTTGGCCCATAATGTTGATATTGACGTTGAAGAGTTAAGTTTCGAAAGTTATGATG CGTTTTTAAAATGGAAAGAGACAGAGGAGAAAAAACACACTGTCCAGTTTTTCAAACGATCGACAAACCAAAACATGAAACGCGGCAACCGAATTCGAAAAACCTACTACCTCTGTTGTAGATCCGGCCAAAGTCGCGGTGAAAAACGAAAGAGTAGCCTGAAAATTGGAAAAATATGTCCAGCCAAAATAGTGTTAACAAAAGACGATTCTTCCGAAGTATACCACGTGAAATACCAAAGCACTCATGTAGGCCATGGCACTGAAGTGGCACACACTAAATTGTCTAAAGAAGACAGAGCACTAATAGCTGATAAGATCAAAAATGGCATAAGCCTGTTAAAGATCTTGGAAGAAGCTCAAAAGAATGAAGGAAGACTGAAAGAGTTGAGAAGAGTTGATCTGTACAATATAATACGAGACTTCAATATTGATAAAAGTGATGTTAACTATGGAACTAATTATCGTAGGAGAGAAGCAGGTTTGAATCAAGACAGTGGCCAAAATTTGGGAGTGACTGCGGCTCAGGCAGAAGAGGAGGATGGAGAAAATTCTGCAGTTGTGAATAATCACAATCGTATCACAGAAGAGATTAAAAAGACTAATGTCTATATAATAAAGTTACAATAA
- the LOC105398735 gene encoding uncharacterized protein LOC105398735 isoform X1 has product MESFLISGICRCCASEGPSKNLINKYKWMGEEEVYSEMLKDCFDVTLHSTDDPATNGGICEVCITQLRNAYNFKKQVIVTEEFFKRRLLDGEHTFTADIKLEVDRGDCSASENDIDAADDLDSEMSVKSEQDEEKPKRRKVTARASTSRAAKKVKAEDAKKERSSFEEFQCPHCDLTLTRMYNLKRHMLQMHSIDIKVTTKKLCEDCGRQFNNAQCLAKHLAIGCKKGMLCTECDKRFDTKAEVLKHMRLLHWREYKLTKLRCQGCGESFASHEDHDAHLYSAHDIRLDYQELTFDCMEDLLSWKEEVETKTGYVYLKRLSESLGLYYHCCPKTYLGASQIPLKAKTCPARIEIREESELFLVTHQTVHLCDEEPKISKTVKTKVPCPNCDLELDCHEELNGHLQLAHNVDIDVEELSFESYDAFLKWKETEEKKHTVQFFKRSTNQNMKRGNRIRKTYYLCCRSGQSRGEKRKSSLKIGKICPAKIVLTKDDSSEVYHVKYQSTHVGHGTEVAHTKLSKEDRALIADKIKNGISLLKILEEAQKNEGRLKELRRVDLYNIIRDFNIDKSDVNYGTNYRRREAGLNQDSGQNLGVTAAQAEEEDGENSAVVNNHNRITEEIKKTNVYIIKLQ; this is encoded by the exons ATGGAGTCTTTTTTGATATCTGGTATCTGCCGCTGCTGCGCTTCCGAGGGCCCTTCGAAGAACCTCATTAACAAGTACAAATGGATGGGCGAAGAGGAAGTGTATTCGGAAATGCTGAAGGATTGCTTCGATGTCACG CTGCACAGTACAGATGACCCGGCCACCAATGGCGGTATTTGCGAGGTCTGCATCACACAGCTCCGCAACGCCTATAACTTCAAGAAACAAGTGATTGTCACTGAAGAGTTCTTCAAGAGACGATTGCTGGATGGTGAACACACGTTTACTG cTGACATCAAACTGGAAGTGGACAGGGGGGACTGTTCCGCTTCAGAAAACGACATCGACGCGGCTGATGACTTGG ACTCGGAAATGTCAGTGAAGTCTGAACAAGATGAGGAGAAACCTAAAAGGCGCAAGGTGACCGCCCGAGCGAGCACCTCGCGAGCTGCCAAGAAGGTCAAAGCGGAGGATGCGAAAA AGGAGCGGTCGTCATTTGAGGAGTTCCAGTGTCCCCACTGCGACTTGACACTGACAAGAATGTACAACCTTAAACGCCATATGCTTCAAATGCACTCAATCGACATCAAAGTGACCACAAAGAAACTGTGCGAAGATTGCGGCAGACAATTCAACAACGCCCAGTGTTTGGCCAAACATTTGGCCATTGGATGTAAGAAAGGGATGCTATGCACCGAATGCGATAAAAGATTCGACACGAAAGCTGAAGTGTTAAAACATATGAGGCTGTTGCATTGGCGGGAGTATAAGCTGACCAAATTGAGATGTCAGGGTTGTGGCGAGAGCTTCGCCAGTCATGAAGACCATGATGCGCATTTGTATAGTGCCCATGATATTCGGTTGGATTATCAGGAGCTCACGTTTGATTGCATGGAAG ATTTGCTATCATGGAAAGAGGAGGTAGAAACGAAAACCGGTTATGTATATCTGAAGAGATTGTCCGAATCGTTAGGATTGTATTACCATTGCTGTCCCAAAACGTATTTAGGAGCGTCTCAGATACCTCTGAAAGCCAAAACTTGTCCAGCCAGAATCGAAATTCGCGAAGAATCCGAGCTTTTTCTGGTGACACATCAAACTGTGCATCTGTGTGATGAAGAACCAAAGATTAGTAAAACGGTAAAAACGAAAGTCCCCTGCCCAAATTGTGATTTGGAGTTAGACTGCCATGAAGAATTGAATGGTCACTTACAGTTGGCCCATAATGTTGATATTGACGTTGAAGAGTTAAGTTTCGAAAGTTATGATG CGTTTTTAAAATGGAAAGAGACAGAGGAGAAAAAACACACTGTCCAGTTTTTCAAACGATCGACAAACCAAAACATGAAACGCGGCAACCGAATTCGAAAAACCTACTACCTCTGTTGTAGATCCGGCCAAAGTCGCGGTGAAAAACGAAAGAGTAGCCTGAAAATTGGAAAAATATGTCCAGCCAAAATAGTGTTAACAAAAGACGATTCTTCCGAAGTATACCACGTGAAATACCAAAGCACTCATGTAGGCCATGGCACTGAAGTGGCACACACTAAATTGTCTAAAGAAGACAGAGCACTAATAGCTGATAAGATCAAAAATGGCATAAGCCTGTTAAAGATCTTGGAAGAAGCTCAAAAGAATGAAGGAAGACTGAAAGAGTTGAGAAGAGTTGATCTGTACAATATAATACGAGACTTCAATATTGATAAAAGTGATGTTAACTATGGAACTAATTATCGTAGGAGAGAAGCAGGTTTGAATCAAGACAGTGGCCAAAATTTGGGAGTGACTGCGGCTCAGGCAGAAGAGGAGGATGGAGAAAATTCTGCAGTTGTGAATAATCACAATCGTATCACAGAAGAGATTAAAAAGACTAATGTCTATATAATAAAGTTACAATAA
- the LOC105398738 gene encoding zinc finger protein 845: METKSICRCCLIEGPNKDFDYPYTNKHGKEVYSEMLLECFDIVLSHNKDFKSCICDPCIDQLRRCLLFKNKVLKCEHEFIKISQNWKEEAMGVDVKVEKFEEDFAHDSDDLFLADLVTSRTILAEEIKSEIDPPIAPKAPKSAIKIANVRSIPKASVKRGKPAAAGGRAEQIRSLVSRLASSMGCFNHSLVLTLYLCDLIAGSDRTQKKERSISIGQTRIKVANKLTLARKLREDLEVKQIFKKNDKHASNIKTILKFSNAVPFKNHSILGYICAYCNNAFPDPSDLRAHMEGDHKKDRLNIDINKKSPVVHLDITDLTCALCDETMDNLFTFKEHIVKIHKETIHNDIKDQIMPFKLNKGNTHECAMCTSKYETFKMLKQHMNKHYRNYVCDKCDTGFVTKRSLDTHLTTHIEGNFKCDYCEKVFANKTKKSYHEKLKHLGAKNIKNCVYCEAPFSNYYRRNQHLMKVHNIEAKYKCNVCDKPYLLKSLLMSHIKKNHLMEKNCQCNECGHRFFSKRALKRHMVKHTGEKNYNCTVCNKSYARKYTLTEHMKIHNNDRRFKCSVCELSFVQKCSLKSHLLSNHGISMAASDIVKSASSQPVSSVDDGE, translated from the exons ATGGAAACCAAAAGCATCTGTCGATGCTGCCTTATAGAGGGTCCAAACAAGGATTTTGACTACCCTTACACTAATAAACATGGAAAAGAAGTGTATTCCGAAATGCTGTTAGAATGTTTTGATATCGTT CTATCTCACAACAAAGATTTCAAATCATGCATATGTGACCCGTGCATCGACCAGCTTAGAAGGTGTTTGCTTTTTAAGAACAAAGTCCTCAAGTGTGAGCAtgaattcattaaaataagtCAAAATTGGAAAGAGGAAG CTATGGGAGTTGATGTAAAAGTGGAAAAATTTGAAGAAGATTTCGCGCATGATTCTGATGACTTATTTCTAGCTGATTTAG TAACCAGCAGAACAATATTAGCAGAAGAAATAAAATCGGAAATCGACCCTCCTATCGCACCAAAAGCACCGAAAAGCGCTATCAAAATTGCAAATGTGCGTTCAATTCCCAAAGCTTCGGTCAAGCGCGGGAAGCCAGCGGCAGCGGGCGGCCGCGCCGAACAGATCAGGTCACTCGTGTCACGTCTCGCCAGTTCTATGGGTTG TTTTAATCATTCACTTGTACTTACATTGTACTTGTGTGATCTTATTGCAGGTAGCGACCGCACGCAGAAAAAGGAAAGGTCCATAAGCATCGGCCAGACGAGGATCAAGGTCGCCAATAAATTAACATTAGCAAGAAAACTCAGAGAGGACCTCGAAGTAAAACAAATTTTTAAGAAAAACGATAAACACGCCtcaaacataaaaacaatacTAAAATTCTCTAACGCAGTACCTTTCAAAAACCATTCAATCTTAGGCTACATTTGTGCTTACTGCAACAATGCATTTCCTGACCCTTCAGACTTGAGAGCTCATATGGAGGGCGATCATAAAAAGGATAGACTGAACATCGACATCAATAAAAAAAGCCCCGTCGTACATCTAGACATAACAGATTTGACTTGTGCTCTATGCGATGAAACCATGGATAATTTATTCACATTCAAAGAACATATCGTAAAAATTCACAAAGAAACTATACACAACGACATAAAAGATCAAATAATgccatttaaattaaataaaggcAATACGCACGAGTGTGCTATGTGCACGAGTAAATATGAAACGTTCAAGATGCTGAAACAACACATGAATAAGCACTACAGAAACTATGTGTGCGATAAATGCGACACTGGATTTGTGACCAAGCGGTCTTTGGACACACACCTCACTACCCACATAGAGGGGAACTTCAAGTGTGATTACTGCGAAAAAGTATTCGCGAATAAAACCAAAAAGTCTTATCATGAAAAACTTAAGCATTTAGGCGCgaagaatataaaaaactgCGTTTACTGCGAAGCTCCCTTTAGTAATTACTACCGAAGAAACCAGCACTTGATGAAAGTACACAATATAGAGGCGAAATACAAGTGCAATGTTTGCGATAAGCCGTACTTACTGAAATCGCTGCTAATGAGTCACATAAAGAAGAATCACTTAATGGAAAAGAACTGTCAGTGTAATGAGTGCGGTCATAGATTTTTCAGTAAAAGGGCTTTAAAACGCCACATGGTTAAACACACAGGCGAAAAGAACTATAACTGTACAGTCTGCAACAAATCGTATGCCAGAAAGTATACTCTAACGGAACATATGAAGATTCATAATAACGATAGAAGATTTAAATGTTCGGTTTGCGAGCTGTCGTTCGTACAGAAATGTAGTTTAAAGAGCCATCTGTTGTCCAATCATGGCATTAGCATGGCAGCGAGTGATATTGTGAAATCTGCCAGTAGTCAACCAGTGAGTTCTGTGGACGATGGTGAATGA
- the LOC119691948 gene encoding zinc finger protein 658B yields the protein MERKTRNPMGAKSICRCCLSEEACKDLDTPYDCIDTKEVYSAMLKKCFDIMLSENVTIKSGICDSCIQKLRECLGFKQQVLKSEKAFLKMLIDEEKKYKIDVKVKQEVIDLDNDMDNMFLDLKEEYNDDDEDDKNLALLAIEQINLKHKFNKDVVVKKVAKKSKSENQKSQKPLKLVTIKPSLLTASFATEMRKHFHNTENLIKYSNALPFSNKTLQGYICAYCKNTQPDLHSLRLHTSAEHAKHKIDYHQRHSNDLGIKMEISDLKCNVCEEKFDVIANLKAHLAKQHNVAFHMDVKDYVLEFKLKDNERLDCALCNSTFETFKMLLQHMNGHYRNYICDVCDLGFINQLRLKNHVRIHETGSFKCSFCEKVFTTKLKLRCHEKFVHEKNTRRYNTKCPQCDETFANYYQRNRHMLTEHNKNAANYNCNICERVFLMKSKLTSHIKKVHLMERNHVCNECGHTFFWKRCLEEHMIKHKGERIYQCNVCTKAYARKKTLREHMRIHSNDRRFKCGVCGCAFVQKCSLKSHMLSNHGLALAEFENGVRIDNGHNSIVVQQDVM from the exons atggAAAGGAAAACAAGAAATCCAATGGGGGCAAAGTCAATTTGTAGATGTTGCCTATCAGAAGAGGCGTGCAAAGATTTAGACACCCCGTACGATTGCATAGATACTAAGGAAGTCTACTCGGCAATGCTCAAAAAGTGTTTTGATATTATG CTCTCAGAAAATGTTACCATCAAATCCGGTATCTGTGACTCCTGCATACAAAAGTTAAGAGAATGTCTTGGATTTAAGCAACAGGTTCTGAAGTCGGAAAAGGCATTTTTGAAAATGCTTATTGATGAGGAAAAGAAAT ATAAAATTGATGTTAAAGTGAAGCAAGAAGTGATTGACCTGGATAATGACATGGACAATATGTTTCTTG ATCTAAAAGAGGAGTACaacgatgatgatgaagacgATAAGAACCTGGCGCTGCTCGCCATCGAACAGATCAACTTGAAGCACAAGTTCAACAAGGATGTCGTTGTTAAAAAAGTGGCCAAGAAAAGTAAGAGTG AGAACCAAAAAAGCCAGAAGCCTCTCAAACTAGTTACAATTAAACCCTCTCTGCTGACAGCGAGCTTCGCCACTGAAATGAGAAAACACTTCCATAACACAGAGAACCTCATAAAGTACTCCAATGCACTGCCATTCTCAAACAAAACACTACAGGGATACATATGTGCGTATTGCAAGAATACACAACCCGACTTACATAGCCTGAGGCTACATACGTCTGCTGAACACGCGAAACACAAAATAGACTATCACCAAAGACACTCAAACGATCTTGGCATCAAAATGGAGATTTCCGACCTCAAGTGCAATGTTTGCGAAGAAAAATTCGACGTGATCGCCAACCTAAAAGCTCATTTGGCCAAACAACATAACGTCGCGTTTCACATGGACGTCAAAGATTACGTTCTAGAGTTCAAGTTAAAGGATAATGAGAGGTTGGACTGTGCGTTGTGCAATTCTACTTTTGAAACGTTCAAAATGCTGTTGCAGCACATGAACGGCCATTACCGGAACTACATATGTGATGTGTGCGATTTAGGATTTATAAACCAACTACGTTTAAAAAACCATGTGCGTATACATGAGACTGGTAGTTTTAAGTGCTCGTTTTGTGAGAAAGTGTTCACGACAAAGTTAAAACTTCGCTGTCACGAGAAGTTTGTTCACGAGAAAAACACAAGAAGATATAACACTAAGTGCCCGCAATGCGATGAGACATTCGCGAATTACTACCAAAGAAACAGGCACATGCTTACCGAACATAACAAGAACGCTGCCAACTACAACTGCAATATCTGCGAAAGAGTATTCCTCATGAAATCCAAACTTACCAGTCACATAAAAAAGGTGCACCTAATGGAACGCAACCACGTGTGCAATGAATGCGGGCATACATTCTTTTGGAAGAGATGTCTAGAAGAGCACATGATAAAGCATAAAGGGGAGAGGATATACCAGTGCAATGTTTGCACGAAAGCTTATGCGAGGAAGAAGACGCTTAGAGAGCACATGCGAATTCACAGTAACGACCGTAGGTTCAAGTGTGGTGTGTGCGGTTGTGCTTTTGTGCAGAAGTGTAGCTTGAAGAGTCATATGTTGTCAAATCATGGGCTAGCGTTGGCCGAATTCGAAAATGGGGTTAGAATAGACAATGGTCATAATTCTATTGTAGTCCAACAAGATGTTATGTAG